From Pseudomonadota bacterium, a single genomic window includes:
- a CDS encoding adenylyl-sulfate kinase translates to MENTVCYDSYSLITRIDLEKSNGHQSVVTWFTGLSGSGKSTIAHEVEKRLFSLGCRTFVFDGDNERHGLCGDLGFTPKTERKIPDILARGNTLLARSGEKSYGQFYRWSPSRIRLCADDGIAHTQPG, encoded by the coding sequence ATTGAAAATACAGTTTGTTACGACTCATACTCATTAATTACCCGTATAGATCTGGAAAAGTCAAATGGTCATCAAAGCGTTGTGACTTGGTTTACGGGGCTTTCGGGATCAGGAAAATCAACAATCGCTCATGAGGTTGAAAAAAGGTTATTCAGCTTAGGGTGCCGCACTTTTGTGTTTGATGGAGATAATGAAAGGCACGGATTGTGTGGGGACCTTGGTTTTACTCCAAAAACAGAAAGGAAAATACCCGACATATTGGCTCGTGGGAACACCTTGCTTGCAAGGTCTGGAGAGAAATCTTATGGACAATTTTACCGGTGGTCTCCGTCAAGAATTCGATTATGCGCTGACGACGGCATCGCACATACCCAACCTGGTTGA